AAAGATATGGCGATCATTTTGGGGAGCATCATTGAGATTATTCATATCCCCCGCGTAGGTGAGCAAATCAAGATTAATGAGACGGGTATCCGGATATTTTTCTAAAAAATAAGGGACAAAGTTGCTTCCGATAAATCCGGCACATCCGGTGACTAAAATGGTTTTCATTTGGTTTCTCCTAAGGTAATTAAGCACTCTTTGAGTGAATCTCTCCAATACGGTATGGTGAGGTTAAAATCGTTTTTGATTTTTGTTTTGTTGAGTAGAGAGTAGTGAGGTCTAGTCGCGGGAGTCGGGTACTGATCGGTGGTGATCGGATTGATGAGACATTCCACTTCTGAGAGCTCAAATATTGCTTTAGCAAAGTCGTACCAGCTTGCACATCCCTCATTACTGTAATGGTAAATTTCAGGAGATTCATTTTGTATATTTGGAAGAATCTCTAAAATCGCTTGTGCTAAATCTCGCGCATAGGTTGGTGTCCCCACTTGGTCAAAAATGACTCCGAGGCTATCGCGCTCACGACCTAAACGGAGCATTGTTTTGACGAAGTTATTTCCAAAAGAGGAATAGACCCATGAGGTACGGATGATAACGGTGTTTGCAGAAGCGACACTAAGGATTGCATTTTCACCATCGCATTTTGTTTTTCCGTAAACTCCTTGGGGCTCAGTGGGATCAGTTTCGATATAAGGGCGGTAATTTTGTCCGTTAAACACATAATCGGTTGATATATGAACTAAAGAGATATGGTTTTTTTTAGCGATTTTTGCGAGCATTGAGACAAATCGGTGATTAATGGTATTTGCTAGTTCAGTGTCACTTTCTGCACGATCTACTGCAGTATAAGCAGCACAGTTAATGATGGCATCAAAAGATTTAGTTTCAAAAAAATCTTCCATTGTGCAGAGATTACTCAAATCCAGTATTGTTCTATCGGCAAAAGTAAAAGTGTATTGCGGATAATACGAACTAATCAACTGAATCTCAGAACCCAGTTGACCGTTTGCTCCGGTTACAAGTATATTAAGCATAGAGGTTGACTCCGTATTCGAATAAATCGGCATCGCCTAATAAAGGTTGCGTGGTATCTTTGGCAGAGAGTTGCATTTTCTCGTGTTCAACAATCCAATCGATATTTATAGCAGGATCATTAAACGAAATACCACGGTCACATTCCGTACTGTAGTAATTATC
The sequence above is drawn from the Sulfuricurvum sp. genome and encodes:
- the rfbD gene encoding dTDP-4-dehydrorhamnose reductase is translated as MLNILVTGANGQLGSEIQLISSYYPQYTFTFADRTILDLSNLCTMEDFFETKSFDAIINCAAYTAVDRAESDTELANTINHRFVSMLAKIAKKNHISLVHISTDYVFNGQNYRPYIETDPTEPQGVYGKTKCDGENAILSVASANTVIIRTSWVYSSFGNNFVKTMLRLGRERDSLGVIFDQVGTPTYARDLAQAILEILPNIQNESPEIYHYSNEGCASWYDFAKAIFELSEVECLINPITTDQYPTPATRPHYSLLNKTKIKNDFNLTIPYWRDSLKECLITLGETK